A portion of the Pseudomonas synxantha BG33R genome contains these proteins:
- a CDS encoding SURF1 family protein: MRSSIASAMQRFRPGIAPTLVVLVLLPLMVSLGFWQLSRGHEKQLLVERYAERRAAEPISSAQLNDMADPAFRRVHLRGQLDAAHSVLLDNRMRDGKAGVELLQPFQDQASGLWLLLNRGWLPWPDRRTPPAFSTPEQALNLDAWVYVAPGETFQLHPDPASAQWPRLLTALHPAALWSELGRSGFAYELRAEAGPGTYETTWPIVAMGPEKHLAYAVQWFAMALALLVLYLYLGWHNKKEKPHGSGHESTQHV, translated from the coding sequence ATGAGATCCAGTATAGCCAGTGCCATGCAGCGCTTTCGTCCAGGTATCGCGCCGACGCTGGTGGTGCTGGTGTTGCTGCCGCTCATGGTGAGCCTGGGGTTCTGGCAACTGTCCCGTGGGCATGAAAAACAGCTGCTGGTGGAGCGTTATGCCGAGCGCCGCGCTGCCGAGCCGATCAGCAGCGCGCAGCTCAATGATATGGCCGACCCTGCCTTTCGCCGCGTCCATCTTCGCGGGCAATTAGACGCTGCGCACAGCGTATTGCTGGATAACCGTATGCGTGACGGCAAGGCGGGTGTCGAGCTGCTGCAACCCTTTCAGGACCAGGCCAGCGGCCTGTGGCTACTGCTTAATCGTGGCTGGTTGCCGTGGCCGGACCGGCGCACGCCGCCGGCCTTCTCCACGCCTGAGCAGGCATTGAATCTCGACGCGTGGGTGTACGTCGCCCCCGGCGAGACCTTCCAGCTGCATCCCGACCCTGCCAGCGCGCAATGGCCACGCTTGCTCACTGCACTGCATCCCGCCGCGCTGTGGAGCGAGCTGGGGCGCAGCGGCTTTGCCTACGAACTACGTGCCGAAGCGGGCCCCGGTACGTACGAAACCACCTGGCCAATCGTTGCCATGGGCCCGGAAAAACACTTGGCCTACGCCGTGCAGTGGTTCGCCATGGCACTGGCGTTGCTGGTGCTTTACCTCTACCTCGGATGGCACAACAAAAAGGAGAAGCCCCATGGGAGCGGCCATGAATCCACCCAGCACGTCTGA